A genomic window from Nicotiana sylvestris chromosome 11, ASM39365v2, whole genome shotgun sequence includes:
- the LOC138880852 gene encoding uncharacterized protein → MGSLAYLTVEKRLLAMDVQALANQFMRFDVLKPSLVIACVVTQSLLLEHIKAHQFDDPHLIVQREMAQWGGAKEFLLCYDGVMRLQGQICVPNADGLRELILEEAHSLRCSIHAGVTKIYCDLKQRYWWRIMKKYIVSYVSRCLNWQQVKYEH, encoded by the coding sequence atgggtagtttggcatattTAACGGTAGAGAAGAGGCTACtagcaatggatgttcaggctttagccaatcagttcatgagatTTGATGTTTTGAAGCCCAGTCTTGTTATTGCTTGTGTTGTGACACAATCATTGTTGTTGGAGCATATCAAGGCTcatcagtttgatgaccctcactTGATAGTGCAAAGGGAAATGGCACAGTGGGGTGGTGCTAAGGAGTTTTTACTTTGTTATGATGGTGTTATGCGACTTCAAGGCCAGATTTGTGTTCCAAATGCTGATGGGTTGagagagttgattcttgaggaagCTCATAGTTTGCGTTGTTCCATTCATGCAGGTGTTACGAAGATATACTGTGACTTGAAACAACGCTATTGGTGGCGGATaatgaagaaatatattgtgTCTTATGtctctcggtgtttgaattggcaacaggtgaagtacgagcattag
- the LOC138880853 gene encoding uncharacterized protein has translation MERLELWNHLYYLASDMKFPWLVGGDFNVILHEDEKIGGLPVHPPEYEDFAFCVNSCGLFEKGYKGSPFTWWNGRSNATCIFKRLDRILVNFPFQDMLPTIEVEHLIRTGSDHASLLMTCGEQTTNFVKPFRFLNFWTKHATFMDVVRQNWKADFIGIHF, from the coding sequence ATGGAGAGGTTGGAATTGTGGAATCACTTGTATTATTTAGCAAGTGATATGAAATTTCCATGGTTggtaggaggggatttcaatgtgATATTGCATGAAGATGAGAAAATAGGAGGACTACCAGTACACCCTCCTGAATATGAGGATTTTGCATTTTGTGTAAACTCTTGTGGTTTGTTTGAGAAAGGATACAAAGGAAGTccatttacatggtggaatgggagATCCAATGCTACGTGTATATTCAAAAGATTGGATAGGATCCTTGTGAATTTTCCGTTTCAGGACATGTTGCCAACTATTGAAGTTGAACATCTAATCAGAACTGGATCAGATCATGCATCATTGTTAATGACATGTGGGGAGCAGACCACCAATTTTGTCAAGCCTTTCAGGTTCTTGAACTTTTGGACTAAACATGCTACATTTATGGATGTGGTCAGGCAGAATTGGAAAGCTGATTTCATAGGGATCCATTTTTGA